tcttcttcttcttcttcttcttcttcttcagcatcttcatctttttctttgttcattTTCCAGCTCAGAGTCCACTCACTGTTTGGCATGCTGTCTTCTTCATGCGTCAGTCCCATATACCGCTGACTCCGGTGCTCCATAGAGAAACACACCACGTCATCATCATCTGGCTTTCTATAGCGACAAATCCTCCATGAGTCCTTCCAAGCTCTCAATTCCGATTCCTCACCCTCTTCGTAAGCCTCATCCTCAGCATCACAACCTCCTCTGTGAGCTACTGCCACCATCCATGACTGCTTCCAGGAGGGAAAGCAGGTGTTCAGTTTGTGGAACTGCAGATGGAGCGGGACATCGGGCTTATGTTTCATTCTTTTCTGTGACTTCTTcaccttcttttcttcttctgtgtttttctctactATAACCTctgcttcattttctttctcacCAGCCTCCttctcttcatcctcctcctcctcttcctcatccttGTGATGGTCAGCTTTTTTGTCATTCTCTTtaatttcttcttcatctttctcAAATATTACACCACCTTCCTCCTCGTCAACATTTTCATTCTCCTCTCTGTCTTTACCATCCTCATCACTCTCCTGGTCGTTGTCTGCTTCATCCTCTTcttccttctcttcttcttcatcctcgCTATCTACATTATTGCCTTCATTCTTTtgcacatcatcctcttcttcatcttcatcagctttgtcatcatcttcatctttttcATCTTCCTCCTTATCTACATTAACTCTACTACTcttatttctttctgtttcatttttttcatcccCACCACCCTctcccttttcttcttcttcttcttcttcttcttcttcttcttcttcctctccttcttttgcttcttcttcttcatcttcatcttcttctttttcttttgcttcttcttcttcatcttcttctttttcttttgcttcttcttcttcctctccttcttttgcttcttcttcttcttcatcttcatcttcttctttttcttttgcttcttcttcttcttcttcctcttcttcttcttttgcttcttcttcttcttcttcctcttcttcttcttcttcctcaccttcttttgcttcttcttcatcttcttctttttcttttgcttcttcttcttttccttcttttgattcttcttcttcctcctcttcttcttcttcttcttcttcttcttctccaccTTTATCTTTCTTGTCcatctctttgtatttttctttttcacatacaTTTGTTTCATCATCATTGTTATTATAatcttcatcttcctcctcttcctcatctaCCTCTGCATCTTCATCCCTGCCACCATCATGGTTTCCTTTCTCCTCATTTATGCCATTcttgttctcctcttcctcatcttctatgtcttcctcctcctcttcttcctttatTTCTGCATTCACTTCCTCTTCTTCGTCTGTGCCTTCCTCATTCAGCTTTTCCACTTTGTCATCCCTTTCATCTTCATTCAATTCACTGTCCTGCTCTTCCTCTTCTACTTCACCCTCATcattttcatttgtgtctttttcctgcTTCTCTACCTTAGTTTTTTCATCcccttcctccacctcctcctcttctttctcctcctcatcGTTATCTGTTTCATTGTCATCTTTTTGATTGCCTTTTTTGTTTCCATCCTCCCTTCCACCATCTTCATCCTGTTCCTCTTCATTGTCTTCTTCCTTGCCCTCCTTCTTGTTGTCAGTATCTTCatactcttcttcctcctcctcctcattttCATCCACTCCTTCATCTTCTTCCTCATCATCTTCAGCCTTCTTGTTAAgggctttttctttcttttctataactatttctatttttctctccttttctagTTTTTTGTCcacattatttttattgaaaGCTTCCTCCTCTTCAACTCCTTCATCCTCCTCCACACCATCCAGATTtccatcctcctcttcctcatccatATCTCTGTCCTCATTATTCACTCCTTCATCATCCTCCTCCCCTTTGACATATATTTCCTCTgcttccccctcctcctctgtttcctcctcctctacCTTAAACCATCCTCTTGGAGCCTTCCAGGCCTCCATCCACTCAGTGGTGTCTGTCATCTCCTCGTCCAACTCTGATGTGAAGAGGAAGTTTGTAGCTTTGCGTTTTCTCTCCAGCATGGCACTGTGTTGATGATTGGAGTTTACAGAAGCTTTGCACCACCTGTGGATGAAATCACGGTTTGGTTAAATGGACATGAAGAAGAACTTTTCATAGAAATATAACAGTAGAAATAGTAAACCATGTGTGATTCAGGCTAGGGCTGAATCAGTTAggcctggatcaggtgaccccgaATCCTCCCTTTGTTATGCTGCAAAAGGGGGATGCTGCTGGGAGATTCCCATGCATTcacatttctcactcactatatgttaatagacctctctgcactgattCATAGTTGTTATTAATCTCCAGCTCTcgtccacagcatgtcttttatcctgtcttccttccccAACCGGTCTCtgcatgtattattgtaaggtctacCGTATAATACAAAGCTACTTGAGGGGACTGATTTTGTGAtttagcgctatataaataaaactgagctgaattgaattgaatctgaAGACATTTGAGCTGATTTGCTCATCAGGTCCATCTTTGGGAAGAtcacaaaaacaaccaaaaaaaacatgcaactcCAAAACAGAggggttttgtagctgttttgtttctgtttgtgtcacgGCGAGTGGAGTGAGCCGTGGGGAAATAATAAAGGAGGATCTAATTgcagtagtgaaggtgaggtggtttattgaacacaaaatGCAAATGGAGAAACAGCAAAAGGGACTGAAAACTATTTAAACTGAGAACAACTAAACTACTGAACACAAACCAGGACCTGAACATGAAGGAGGATGAGCAGAGGTAAATGACGACGGACATCATGAAGCATGGTGGATACACAGACAGACCAGCCACTACAATGACAGAAAACACGACCtaaaaacactcagagaaacacagggagattacagacaggtgggggacacagctgggagtgattaacgaGACGAGACAAGGGAGGTAAACTGAACACGCTCACATGAGACatagactttcacaataaaacaggaaacaagaaaccactaaacaaagtttattttttgcctgtttGACAAATTGTGATAGTTgacaaagataacctgagtaaatgcAAAATTGTTTTTAGATGACCATTTCATTTATTAGGGAACAAAAGCTTTCAAACCTAGGTAGAGCAAGAATTAGAGCAGGCCCTCTACTAACTGGAAgcttggtggtttgatccctggctacTCCAGTCTGCTTGCCTTGGGCAAGAAAcggaaccccaagttgctctttgATGCATTCATCAGCGTGTGAATGTTAGCCAGAAAGCATCAGGTGTAGAAAAATGTGCCTGTTTGAAGGTCTGTGTTTTTTGTGGAGTTTTACAAACTATCAAGTCGCCTTATCATAACGCAAGATAACAAGTCTTCATGAATCTTATTACAAATATAGCCCTTTTATGTTTAGCATCAGGTGCAGAACACAGTGGTAACTCACCTGAGCTGCTGCTTATATCCCCAGCAAGTGCTCCAGCTTTTCTGCCGTTCTTCACCTTCCTCTGGAGGAGCTGCTGACAGTAGCCAGGATTTGCTCCATCCTGGTACGCACACATCAGTTATAGTCATCATAACTTCAGCGTCCGCACTGAAGGAACTCTCACTTAGCGTCTCATCATCTGTGAAGTCGTTTGTTTCAAAAtctgctccagacattttccaTGAATCCTCCCAGTCAAAGGGTTCATCCTGTTTGATGATTCAAGAGTGGTAATACAAATATTAATAAGTGTTTATCTGATTCAGTGCTCATGTAGCATCTGGCCAAACCATAAAGAGCAGAAATCAACAATACAACAGTCATTGTAATGatccccacctcctcctctagCTGTTGTATTTGATCAAAGTTGTTGGTTAGGTTTTGTTGGTAGTCAGTCCAGATATGATCCCAGTCCTTTTTCTCCTGCCTGAAGGGAAAGTTCATGATCTTCCAGGTACCAGCCCAAACAGGAAGAGAATATGTTTCTATCGCAACCTTACAAACGTTCTCTCTTTGAAATAGAATATCCCAGTGAAACTGTTTTGCCTCAGAAAGCTCCACCTGGCCTGGACTCTTCACCtggaaacaagaaaaacaagacaacACTGCAAAGTTATCTACAAAATCTGAACAGGATGTTAACTGAACAGCAAACTCTGTTTGATTAAGATCAGGTGACTTGTCCCTTGAAGGATATTtaacgatttgttttgtttatttttcttctgacCCTGTTTGGGTGTTTTAGGCACTTTTACATGTATGGCACCTTGGAAGTTCCTTCTATTAAGCTATGTCGTGTAGTCAGGACTGTACCCAAAATATTTCCCAGACCTCAAAAACTGCAGGCAATATTAAATTTTAGTGTTTGTACCTGTTTCCAGGATTGATTCCACTTATGAGCAGGAAACATCCATTCACCCTTCAGTCCGCTTCCCTTTGCTTTGTACTTGCTGTTCTTAGTTAGCTCTATGGTTGTGAACCCTAGAATTCTGGTTTGCAACTCTTGGGCTTTCAGAAAAAGATACTTTGGTGGCTTCAAGCTCATCCAGGAGTCCTTCCAGCAAATTCGAAATGCATCAACCTCTACTTTGCGCTTTTGCCTTCGAAGTCTGGGTGATGTTGACCTTctcggaggaggtggtggaggaggaggctcgGCTTTGGGTTTGGGAGGAGGAGGGACAACTTTGAATCGAATTCTGggcttgtttttttctgcttcagctGCACCACTTGTGACCCTCTTAAACTCACTCATGCCATCTTTCATCTTGTCTCCATTAGCAACCAGCCAGTGATAGTTCCATTTTGAGAGTAGCCTgcagattaaaacaaaaaaacacgcTGGATCAGTGTATATGAATACAGATCTTAGGTACAGAAACATTCATCAGCTGTGGACCAAGGACCAAACCTCCTGGCTGGCGATTACAGGCTGGTctcaaattattaattaaatgatttgtgaaaattaaaatgtattttatgtaaaacttactttttaaaaatgtttgaccAGAAACAAACTTCTGCGTCTTTTCAAGTCAGCCCAAGCTCCATAAACAAGTACCTTTGGACCAGTTATCTATTGACATTAAAGTTTGATTTTACTGTTGTCTTTGAATGATGGAGGTGATTCAGGAATTCGTAGAATAATGTGATAATAAATTGGGAAATAAATTATAAGataaaaatctgaaaatctTTATAGCTGCATTTTCAAATTTTCAACATTTTCTTTAcattgtacaaaaaaaaaggtttattctCACAGATTGGTGGAACTTTTCTGCTTCCATTGTTCCTCTTTTTTGTTGTCGTCGGCGATGCTCTGGGCTCTCTTCTCCCACTGGTCTCTCAGACGCCCATTGCTGAATGTTCTCTGCTCCCCCTTTGTAGACAACATCTTGTTACCTGAGAGAtgtagaaataataataataataataataataataataatgataaaacaaCCATAAGAAGCCTTtagagttttttttccccaaatgaCAGAAACATTAGGATCCAATCTCTAATTCTTAAGGCCTGGTCAGCTACAGCACTGGAAAAAATGTTGAATAGACCAAATGTAACCCAAAACTTGTGAACTATAGGCTTGACAGTGGTTTCAGCAACTTTGTGAGCCAAATGTGGTCCATATGCTACAATGTGTCTGTTATTTGGTCCATGTCAGGCAAACCCTCAGCTAAGTTGAAGCAGCCTGGTCTTTGGTCAAAACTCATAGCCAAAGAAAATACTGACAACAACAATCAAAAGTATGACTCCCATGAGTgtggagtaaaaaaaaattccatttgttgatttaaaatgaCGTTTGTGGCAGACCTGCCATgagggggggggaaaaagtgGAACAGCTTTCAAGAAAAATGATGAACAATGGATTTTTTGTTTAGAAACAAATCTTGTTTCTCATGAACAACTCGATGATTGCACAATCAACAATTTTGTCTGTGCTTGATTGTGGAGATGCTGCAGGCATGCATGTTTCTATATCTGTAGAACCCAAAaggttgatatttttttttattctgttcatctgaatgtagcgttttcagtgggagaaacgtttcgtccctcatccaaatgacttcttcagtctcagctgactgcaggtttctcaaaccctataaacagtacatttgcttaataaccagtgttggggagtaacggaatacatgtaccgccgttacgtatttagaatacaaaatatgagtaactgtattccgttacagttaccgtttaaaaaggtggtattcagaatacagttactttgttgaaataaatggattacactgcggtactttcctgtttcattttgtcgcgggtcaggactgtttgggttttgtttgacagctacgttcttttgttccaggcggcagcgttacggttgccatggttacagggcgacgctctctctctctgcgactgtgtgtttcctgggtgagagagcgccttttcgttgttgttgttgttgttgtgctaagctaacaggcagaatgctacaagcatagctctaaagcagtggttcttaacctgggttcgatcgaaccctaggggttcggtgagtcggtctcaggggttcggcagagcctccACTGCGGAGGTCGCAGAGGTCCAGCCACGCCCGAATTATCTTGTAAATTTGTGATGACACGCCCCCTTCTGGCCATCACTGGCTGCAGACGATCATGCTACACTGCTTGGCCAATCAGGCCTGCGGGGAATGTAGCGCGCGCAGTAGTCAACATGTGAATGTCGTGGTAGTACTTcgcgtgatttttttttttaacattttaatccATACTAACTATGCcgggcaaaaaaagaaagtggtTGGACGAATATGTACAGTATGGATTTACATGTATCACGGAACGTGATGGGAGTGAGCGTCCTATCTGCATGATTTGCAACGCCAAGTTGAGCAACTCTAGTCTCGCACCGGCAAAACTAAAGGAACACTTCTTGAAGCTGCATGGAGACGGGGAATACAAGAACACAACACTTGCTGAATTCAAGGTGAAGAGAGCCAGATTCGATGAAAGGCCCACTCTGCCTGCTCTTGGATTTGTACCCGTTAACAAACCGATCCTCACAGCATCGTACGAAGTTGCTTACCTGATCGCAAAGCAGGGCAAGCCACACACCATTGGTGAAACACTCGTGAAACCAGCCGCGTTAAAGATGGCAAATCTGATACTCGGAACAGCGGCCGAAGGTAAATTATCACAAATTCCTCTTTCAAATGACACCGTCAGCGACAGAATAGAAGACATGAGTAAAGACATCTTGGCTCAAGTAGTCGCCGATCTGATTTCAAGCCCGGCAAAATTCAGCCTTCAGCTTGATGAGAGCACAGACGTTGCTAATCTAAGCCAGCTTACTGTTTTTGTGCGCTATGTGAAAGATGACATGATAAaagaagattttttattttgtaagccTCTTACAACAACAACTAAGGCAGCCGATGTGAAGAAGCTTGTGGATGACTTCTTCCGAGACAACAATCTTTCATGGGACATGGTTTCTGCAGTTTGTACAGATGGAGCTCCCGTCATGCTGGGAAGAAACTCTGGTTTTGGTGCGCTAGTAAAAGCCGATGCACCACACATCATTGTGActcattgtattttgcacaggCATGCATTGGCAACAAAAACCTTGTCCCCAAAAATGGCAGAAGTATTAAAAACCGTGGTGGAATGTGTGAACTATGTGCGAAATAGTGCTCTGAGGCACCGCATCTTCAGTGAGCTGTGTAAAGAAATGGGCTCTGAATTCGAGGTACTTCTGTACCATTCTAATGTTCGGTGGTTATCCCGGGGACAGGTGCTGAATCGTGTTTTTGCCATGCGTGTGGAATTAGCCCTGTTTTTGCAAGAGCACCAACACTGTCATGCAGATTGCTTCAAAAATCCTGAGTTCATTCTCATTTTAGCGTACATGGCTGATATATTCGCAGCTCTCAATCATCTCAATCAGCAGATGCAGGGTGGTGGAGTCAATATCATAGAAGCGGAAGAACACCTGAAGGCTTTTCAAAAAAAGCTAACGTTATGGAAACGACGAACAGAGAACAACAACTTTGCAAACTTCCCCCTTCTGGACAACTGTGTAAGTAAGGTCGAAGATGTGTCTGGAATCTGAGATGTTTCTGTATCCACGGAACTGAAGCAAACAATTGCAACGCACTTAGATGAGCTTGCAAAGTCTCTCGACAGATATTTCCCTACAAGAGAGTCATATCCAGCATGGGTGAGACAGCCGTTCACGTTTGCTGTTGAGACAGCAGATGTCAATGATGAATACCTTGACGAAATCATTGAAATTCAGCAGAGCCAGGTTCAACAGCAACTCTTCAGAACAACAACACTCTCAACGTTTTGGTGTCGACAAATGGACAAGTATCCAATTATTGCTAAGAAAGCCCTGGATTTTTTTATACCATTTGTTACAACATATCTTTGCGAGCAATCCTTTTCGACGATGCTGGACATAAAAACGAAGAAAAGGAACAGACTTTTCTGTGAAAATGACATGAGACTGGCACTTTCCAAGGTGAAGCCACGCATATCTGAACTGGTCTCTCAAAGGCAACAGCAGAAGTCACACTGATTTGCAGGTATGTAATTTGTTGTAAGTTCATGCATTGTGTTGGTTTTGTTCTTTGAACAAGGTGATGTTCATGTacggctcattttgtgcaccagtaaaaaaacatatctatgtcttgaatttgaaaaaaaaaaaaattcactaaagaggggttcggtgaatgcgcatatgaaactggtggggttcggtaccttcaacaaggttaagaaccactgctctaaagaatgtagcatcatgttcagtgtagtccgtgctgctgggagaatggactgccatacacgttatgggtctgtgagcgctaggagggagaaaaaggggagtggaaaggtacgagcagtcatcgagcaaaaacgggagctggaagcatgtaaatataataataaccactgcagccaagaagagtgcctgactagcccagttgtaagtaagctattaagactcgactgtacactgtgttcgtgttttcctccgaaaacaacaagttccgttggagcagcctttcaacgcctctctctgtctgtcgcaagaaaagttgacccacacaacaaagtagagctatttttcggctaccagccgacagggaccccgccgtattatgctgggcttacactgtgcgattttttcagtc
The Maylandia zebra isolate NMK-2024a linkage group LG7, Mzebra_GT3a, whole genome shotgun sequence DNA segment above includes these coding regions:
- the LOC101477873 gene encoding uncharacterized protein LOC101477873 → MLSTKGEQRTFSNGRLRDQWEKRAQSIADDNKKEEQWKQKSSTNLLLSKWNYHWLVANGDKMKDGMSEFKRVTSGAAEAEKNKPRIRFKVVPPPPKPKAEPPPPPPPPRRSTSPRLRRQKRKVEVDAFRICWKDSWMSLKPPKYLFLKAQELQTRILGFTTIELTKNSKYKAKGSGLKGEWMFPAHKWNQSWKQVKSPGQVELSEAKQFHWDILFQRENVCKVAIETYSLPVWAGTWKIMNFPFRQEKKDWDHIWTDYQQNLTNNFDQIQQLEEEDEPFDWEDSWKMSGADFETNDFTDDETLSESSFSADAEVMMTITDVCVPGWSKSWLLSAAPPEEGEERQKSWSTCWGYKQQLRWCKASVNSNHQHSAMLERKRKATNFLFTSELDEEMTDTTEWMEAWKAPRGWFKVEEEETEEEGEAEEIYVKGEEDDEGVNNEDRDMDEEEEDGNLDGVEEDEGVEEEEAFNKNNVDKKLEKERKIEIVIEKKEKALNKKAEDDEEEDEGVDENEEEEEEEYEDTDNKKEGKEEDNEEEQDEDGGREDGNKKGNQKDDNETDNDEEEKEEEEVEEGDEKTKVEKQEKDTNENDEGEVEEEEQDSELNEDERDDKVEKLNEEGTDEEEEVNAEIKEEEEEEDIEDEEEENKNGINEEKGNHDGGRDEDAEVDEEEEEDEDYNNNDDETNVCEKEKYKEMDKKDKGGEEEEEEEEEEEEEEESKEGKEEEAKEKEEDEEEAKEGEEEEEEEEEEEEEAKEEEEEEEEEEAKEKEEDEDEEEEEAKEGEEEEEAKEKEEDEEEEAKEKEEDEDEEEEAKEGEEEEEEEEEEEEEEKGEGGGDEKNETERNKSSRVNVDKEEDEKDEDDDKADEDEEEDDVQKNEGNNVDSEDEEEEKEEEDEADNDQESDEDGKDREENENVDEEEGGVIFEKDEEEIKENDKKADHHKDEEEEEEDEEKEAGEKENEAEVIVEKNTEEEKKVKKSQKRMKHKPDVPLHLQFHKLNTCFPSWKQSWMVAVAHRGGCDAEDEAYEEGEESELRAWKDSWRICRYRKPDDDDVVCFSMEHRSQRYMGLTHEEDSMPNSEWTLSWKMNKEKDEDAEEEEEEEEEEEEEEEEEEEEEES